A window from Solanum stenotomum isolate F172 chromosome 7, ASM1918654v1, whole genome shotgun sequence encodes these proteins:
- the LOC125871110 gene encoding BTB/POZ domain-containing protein At5g03250-like gives MALLKLGSKSEAFCCEGQAWRCKSGLPSDITVEIGEMSFYLHKFPLLSRSGLLEKLMNESTKDDGSLCVLQLSEIPGGAKAFELVAKFCYGVRFELTPLNVVALRCASEYLQMTNEYGEENLVSQTESFLNDVFSNWTDTIKALETCEEVLSYAEELHIVSRCINSLAMKACSDSKLLNWPVMENGNDSVHDVWNGISTGTKTQPMTDDWWYEDVSFLSLPLYKRLIQAVEAGGMRAGNISGALVFYAKKYVPLMNRQSSFKDVTHAKSGSTPSEADQRALLEEIVELLPKQKGVTETRFLLRLLRTAMMLQASPSCRVNLEGRVGLQLDQAILDDLLIPNIGYTVETLYDIDCFQRILDHFLLIDQASAAVSPCIMEESQLIEGSQSLASITRVANLVDSYLAEVAPDVNFKFPKFQTLASAIPEYARPVSDGIYRAIDIYLKAHPWLTDIEREQICRLMNCQKLSLEASTHAAQNERLPLRVIVQVLFFEQLRLRTSISGWFFVSENLENVSGAIGQHADNATRGRGRSVEDMRERVSELEKECNNMKEEFQKMVKTKRRWNIFFRRKSQCNSKSGKPSEDATCQTVPPKVH, from the exons TTCCCTTTGCTTTCAAGAAGTGGACTACTAGAAAAGCTGATGAATGAATCAACAAAAGACGATGGATCGTTATGCGTTCTTCAGCTTAGTGAGATACCTGGTGGAGCTAAAGCATTTGAGTTAGTAGCCAAGTTTTGTTATGGTGTTAGATTTGAACTTACTCCTCTAAATGTAGTTGCCCTTAGATGTGCATCTGAGTATTTGCAAATGACAAATGAATATGGTGAAGAAAATCTTGTATCACAAACCGAGTCTTTTCTCAATGATGTTTTTAGTAATTGGACAGATACAATTAAAGCATTAGAAACTTGTGAAGAAGTGTTGTCATATGCTGAAGAGCTTCACATTGTGTCGCGATGCATAAATTCATTAGCTATGAAAGCTTGTAGCGATTCTAAGTTGCTTAATTGGCCTGTGATGGAGAATGGTAACGATAGTGTTCATGATGTATGGAATGGTATAAGCACGGGGACTAAGACACAACCGATGACTGATGATTGGTGGTACGAGGATGTGTCCTTCCTCAGCTTACCTTTGTACAAACGTTTGATTCAGGCTGTTGAAGCTGGAGGAATGAGGGCTGGGAACATATCGGGTGCACTCGTGTTTTATGCAAAGAAATATGTTCCTTTAATGAATAGGCAATCGAGCTTTAAGGACGTTACTCATGCTAAATCAGGTTCTACTCCGTCTGAGGCTGATCAAAGAGCGCTTTTAGAAGAGATCGTTGAGTTGTTACCAAAACAGAAAGGTGTAACGGAGACTAGATTTCTCCTCAGGCTGCTACGTACTGCTATGATGTTGCAGGCTAGTCCATCTTGTCGAGTAAATTTGGAAGGAAGAGTAGGGTTGCAGTTAGACCAGGCTATACTTGATGATCTGCTCATACCAAATATCGGTTACACTGTTGAAACTTTGTATGATATAGACTGTTTTCAGCGTATTCTAGATCATTTCTTGTTAATAGATCAGGCTTCAGCAGCCGTATCTCCATGTATAATGGAAGAGAGTCAGTTGATTGAAGGTAGTCAGTCTTTGGCTTCCATAACAAGAGTAGCTAATCTCGTGGATTCGTATCTTGCTGAGGTCGCCCCTGATGTtaatttcaagtttccaaaattTCAGACTCTTGCTTCTGCAATCCCAGAATATGCTAGGCCAGTCTCCGATGGTATCTATCGTGCAATCGATATATATTTGAAG GCACATCCTTGGTTGACAGACATTGAAAGAGAGCAAATCTGCAGACTAATGAATTGCCAGAAGCTGTCGTTAGAGGCCAGCACGCACGCTGCTCAAAACGAGAGGCTTCCCCTAAGGGTGATTGTTCAAGTCCTGTTTTTTGAACAGCTTCGTCTACGTACATCAATCTCTGGATGGTTCTTTGTGTCCGAAAACCTTGAAAATGTTAGCGGAGCAATTGGACAACACGCGGACAATGCTACACGAGGCAGAGGAAGGAGTGTTGAGGACATGAGGGAACGTGTTTCCGAGCTTGAAAAAGAGTGTAACAACATGAAGGAAGAGTTCCAAAAGATGGTGAAAACAAAGAGGAGATGGAATATATTTTTCAGGAGAAAATCTCAGTGTAATTCAAAATCAGGAAAGCCTAGTGAAGATGCAACATGTCAAACTGTTCCACCAAAAGTTCACTAA